A window of Haliscomenobacter hydrossis DSM 1100 contains these coding sequences:
- a CDS encoding SusD/RagB family nutrient-binding outer membrane lipoprotein yields the protein MKTSVKYSLNILALTVGLLVFPACEKGFLDINVDPNNPTDVPLTQLLPYAELGLSNALSMHSQGLGEPLACFTHYIVTRNNFNSYFAQGNDGAVGDPWDQLYSNSLTDLKQIIDIGTEDEAWHFVGAAQLMTAFVMGAMVDIWGDVPFREANLGAEKPYPVYDQGSAIYADLLKLADEALANLVKPSNVRMGNSDLFFAGDAAKWQRFGNTLKLRLYNQARLTPIYDDAAVKALISGNKLMAAGTDDFEMLYGNVVSPDTRHPSFIDEYTQGSPQYNISPYFYQIMQGKSQLNTIFKDIVDPRLPYYFYKQLTPTQPAQNAVSYRDGGFVSIWFGSLNIDPNEGFDQNTSKTLIGLYPAGGKYDDERGGAGNLNSGLRGAGFHRMLTYFTSLYIRAELALTRSTGENAEALFKQAMEESFAEVNRIATTASAPTIAKADIDAYVGKIIALYQAADNNRKLELILTQKWIANFGFGLEAYNDVRRTGYPLPFDPKTDNNPNTELIRNFIVSFPYPTTDLQINPNAPKTQRVIAQDKVFWDVN from the coding sequence ATGAAAACAAGCGTTAAATATAGTCTCAACATACTGGCTCTTACGGTTGGGCTGCTGGTATTTCCAGCCTGTGAAAAAGGCTTTTTGGACATCAACGTCGATCCCAACAACCCGACCGATGTACCCTTGACCCAATTGTTGCCTTACGCGGAGCTCGGTTTGTCCAACGCATTGTCGATGCACAGCCAGGGTTTGGGTGAACCCCTGGCCTGCTTCACGCATTACATCGTCACGCGCAACAACTTCAACAGCTATTTTGCCCAAGGCAACGATGGTGCAGTTGGTGACCCCTGGGATCAACTCTACTCCAATTCATTGACCGACTTGAAACAAATCATCGACATTGGTACCGAAGACGAAGCCTGGCATTTTGTAGGCGCAGCGCAATTGATGACGGCTTTTGTGATGGGTGCGATGGTGGATATTTGGGGCGATGTACCGTTTAGAGAAGCCAATTTGGGTGCCGAAAAGCCCTATCCCGTTTATGACCAGGGCAGTGCAATTTACGCGGATTTGCTCAAATTGGCGGATGAAGCCTTGGCCAATTTAGTCAAACCCAGCAACGTACGGATGGGCAATTCCGACCTCTTCTTTGCGGGTGATGCCGCCAAATGGCAACGTTTTGGCAATACCCTCAAGTTGCGTTTGTACAATCAGGCCCGCCTTACCCCAATCTACGACGATGCTGCAGTAAAAGCCTTGATCAGCGGTAACAAACTGATGGCAGCAGGAACGGATGATTTTGAAATGTTGTACGGCAACGTGGTTTCACCTGACACCCGCCATCCTTCTTTTATCGATGAGTACACCCAGGGGAGTCCTCAGTACAACATTAGTCCTTATTTTTATCAAATTATGCAAGGCAAAAGCCAGCTGAACACCATATTTAAGGACATTGTTGATCCACGCTTACCCTATTATTTCTACAAGCAACTCACGCCAACGCAGCCTGCCCAAAACGCAGTGTCTTACCGCGACGGCGGCTTTGTCTCGATTTGGTTTGGCTCATTAAACATCGATCCCAACGAAGGTTTTGACCAAAATACCTCCAAGACACTCATCGGGTTGTATCCGGCTGGTGGCAAATACGACGATGAACGAGGAGGAGCAGGCAACCTCAACAGTGGCCTGCGCGGTGCCGGATTCCATCGCATGTTGACTTACTTTACGAGCTTATACATCCGTGCCGAATTGGCCTTGACCCGCAGTACCGGCGAGAATGCCGAGGCCCTGTTCAAGCAGGCGATGGAAGAATCGTTTGCGGAGGTCAACCGCATTGCGACTACCGCCAGTGCACCCACGATTGCCAAAGCCGACATCGATGCATACGTGGGCAAAATAATCGCACTTTACCAGGCTGCCGACAACAACCGCAAACTTGAGCTGATCCTGACCCAAAAATGGATTGCCAATTTTGGTTTTGGGCTTGAAGCCTACAACGACGTGCGCCGCACGGGGTATCCGCTTCCCTTTGATCCCAAAACCGACAACAATCCGAATACCGAGTTGATCCGCAATTTCATCGTGTCGTTTCCTTATCCGACCACTGACTTGCAGATCAACCCTAATGCGCCTAAAACCCAGCGGGT
- a CDS encoding DUF7133 domain-containing protein, whose translation MAFKPNISKKLPLLAFLMLLIYSCMKLPQTISVQESSEKAAQKAKDLQGKTSIKLADGLQLNLWATDSLAPDPVAMDIDHLGRVYLTRTNRQKNSEFDIRGHRDWMTESIGLQSVEDRRAFLRKTFSPERSKENAWLEDLNGDGSHDWRDLAVERDEIWRLEDQNGDGMADKSTRILNDFFTEVTDVAGGLLVTAKNIFVAIAPDLWKIKYKKDAVGKKTSIANGYAVHIGFSGHGMSGVTEGPDGRIYWNIGDIGANITTVDGRNLPNPNSGIISRSNPDGSDFEIFATGLRNTHEFAFDEYGNLISSDNDGDHPGESERLVHVVEGSDAGWRSNWQYGKYTDPKNNRYNVWMEEKLYKPRWEGQAAYIIPPIMNYHNGPTGMVYNPGTALGSAWKNKFFLVEFVGTPARSPIWAFDLKPKGATFELKSETNVVTGILPTGIEFGPDGALYIADWVNGWGTKNYGRVWKLDVTAEKNDLAAERRETKRLMELDYEAQSNEQLGELLKYADMRIRQKSQFELVRRGGKGLGILTQAISQREHQLARIHGIWGVGQLTRSNPKYGTILLPLLKDADAEIIVQAVKMLGDANITTAGPALIPFLQHESPRLRFYAAEALGQLKHAPALEPLIALLKANNDEDLYIRHAAVLALSRIGQAEPIIALANNPSKALRTAAVLVLRKLKHEKIALFLNDSDEYIVTEAARAINDDLSIPAALPALAATLKEKRFTAEPLLRRAINAALRVGGASELDLLVAFATRTDISDLIKAEALATIGSWASPSLTDRVDGRYRGKLDRDPALARTKVKPFVADFLKESNPETLIAVAGLLANLDLTDNNETLAKIYNENSNVKVKAAVLTALNRLKYQGIEAVIKSGMEDKDESLRTVALGLLNNSNVTKATLPGIVQSVFGKGTTREQQQLLVVMGKLELDKTQTILEDLVQQLADKKLSPNLRLELKEAIDASGSASLKAKMDALKPGTSPLDAFADVLYGGNRNEGRNIFNNNSAAQCTRCHAIRGVGGTAGPSLTDIANTLSREQLLQSLIEPSARLAPGFGTVTLKLKDGQEVFGVLDKETETALTLKTSDAEPLVIPIARIASRDNTPSSMPPMGEVLSKREIRDLVEFLSFLKN comes from the coding sequence ATGGCATTCAAACCAAACATTAGTAAAAAACTTCCGCTACTGGCTTTCCTCATGCTGCTGATCTACTCCTGTATGAAGCTGCCACAAACCATTTCCGTTCAGGAAAGCTCGGAAAAAGCCGCCCAAAAGGCCAAAGATCTACAGGGCAAAACCTCGATTAAACTCGCCGATGGCCTCCAACTGAACCTCTGGGCGACCGACTCCCTGGCCCCCGACCCTGTGGCCATGGACATCGACCACCTCGGCCGCGTGTACCTCACCCGCACCAATCGCCAAAAAAACTCGGAATTCGACATCCGTGGCCACCGCGACTGGATGACCGAATCCATCGGCCTGCAAAGTGTAGAAGACCGTCGGGCTTTTTTGCGCAAAACCTTCTCTCCTGAGCGCAGCAAAGAAAACGCGTGGTTGGAAGACCTCAACGGTGATGGTTCGCACGATTGGCGCGACCTGGCCGTTGAACGCGATGAAATCTGGCGCCTCGAAGACCAAAATGGCGACGGCATGGCCGATAAATCAACCCGGATCCTGAACGACTTTTTCACTGAAGTGACTGACGTTGCGGGGGGCCTTTTGGTGACTGCCAAAAACATCTTTGTCGCCATTGCGCCTGACCTCTGGAAAATCAAATACAAGAAGGATGCAGTGGGTAAAAAAACCTCCATCGCCAATGGATACGCGGTACACATCGGATTCAGCGGCCACGGCATGTCGGGGGTGACCGAAGGCCCCGATGGCCGGATCTATTGGAACATTGGCGACATTGGCGCCAACATCACCACCGTGGACGGGAGAAATCTTCCCAACCCCAACTCCGGGATCATTTCCCGCTCCAATCCCGATGGCAGCGATTTTGAAATTTTCGCCACGGGCCTGCGCAATACCCACGAGTTTGCTTTTGACGAATACGGCAACCTCATCTCCTCTGACAACGACGGTGACCACCCCGGCGAAAGTGAACGCTTGGTACACGTCGTAGAAGGTTCGGATGCTGGCTGGCGCTCCAACTGGCAGTACGGTAAATATACCGACCCCAAAAACAACCGCTACAACGTGTGGATGGAAGAAAAACTGTATAAACCCCGCTGGGAAGGCCAGGCCGCTTACATCATCCCGCCGATCATGAACTACCACAACGGCCCCACGGGCATGGTATACAATCCGGGTACTGCCCTGGGATCAGCCTGGAAAAACAAGTTCTTCCTCGTGGAGTTTGTGGGTACGCCCGCGCGTTCACCCATCTGGGCTTTTGACCTGAAACCCAAAGGAGCCACGTTTGAGTTGAAAAGTGAAACCAACGTAGTAACCGGTATTCTACCTACGGGCATCGAATTTGGCCCTGATGGTGCTTTATACATTGCCGACTGGGTCAATGGCTGGGGTACCAAAAATTACGGACGGGTTTGGAAACTAGACGTTACCGCAGAAAAAAATGACCTCGCTGCCGAGCGCCGCGAGACCAAACGCCTGATGGAATTGGACTACGAAGCGCAAAGCAACGAACAGCTGGGAGAACTATTGAAGTATGCGGATATGCGCATCCGCCAAAAATCCCAGTTTGAACTGGTGCGCCGTGGCGGAAAAGGATTGGGTATTTTGACCCAGGCCATTTCCCAGCGCGAGCACCAACTGGCGCGTATCCACGGCATTTGGGGGGTAGGACAACTCACGCGGAGCAATCCAAAATACGGCACCATCCTTTTGCCCTTGTTGAAAGATGCTGATGCAGAGATCATTGTACAAGCGGTCAAAATGTTGGGGGATGCCAATATCACTACGGCTGGGCCAGCGTTGATTCCGTTTTTACAACATGAAAGTCCACGTCTGCGCTTTTATGCCGCGGAAGCCTTGGGCCAGCTCAAACACGCTCCAGCGCTGGAACCGCTGATTGCCTTGCTGAAAGCCAACAATGACGAAGACCTCTACATCCGCCACGCTGCGGTGTTGGCGTTGTCCAGAATTGGTCAGGCTGAACCGATCATTGCCCTAGCCAACAACCCCAGCAAGGCCTTGCGCACTGCGGCGGTATTGGTCTTGAGAAAATTGAAACACGAAAAAATCGCGCTGTTCCTGAACGATTCCGATGAGTACATCGTAACCGAAGCTGCTCGGGCCATCAACGATGATTTGTCGATCCCGGCGGCATTGCCCGCTTTGGCGGCCACGCTGAAGGAAAAAAGATTTACCGCTGAGCCGCTGTTACGCAGAGCCATTAATGCCGCACTGCGGGTTGGTGGAGCCTCCGAACTGGATCTCCTGGTCGCTTTTGCTACCCGTACCGACATCTCGGACCTCATCAAGGCAGAAGCATTGGCTACCATCGGTTCCTGGGCAAGTCCATCGCTTACCGACCGGGTGGACGGTCGTTACCGGGGCAAACTAGACCGCGATCCTGCCCTAGCGCGTACCAAGGTCAAACCTTTTGTGGCTGACTTTTTGAAAGAAAGTAACCCTGAAACACTGATCGCAGTGGCGGGGCTTCTGGCCAATTTGGACCTCACCGACAACAATGAGACCCTGGCCAAAATTTACAACGAAAACAGCAATGTCAAGGTAAAAGCCGCCGTGCTTACCGCACTGAACCGCCTGAAATACCAGGGCATCGAAGCGGTGATCAAAAGTGGCATGGAAGACAAGGACGAAAGCCTGCGCACCGTAGCCCTGGGGTTGTTGAACAACTCAAATGTCACCAAAGCAACCTTGCCCGGCATTGTTCAATCCGTATTTGGAAAAGGGACTACCCGCGAGCAACAACAATTGCTGGTGGTTATGGGCAAACTCGAATTGGACAAAACCCAGACCATTTTGGAAGACCTGGTGCAGCAATTGGCGGATAAAAAACTCTCCCCCAACTTGCGCCTGGAACTCAAAGAAGCCATTGACGCCTCTGGTTCTGCCAGCCTGAAAGCCAAAATGGATGCACTGAAGCCGGGTACATCGCCCTTGGATGCCTTTGCCGATGTGCTTTACGGAGGGAACCGCAATGAAGGAAGGAATATTTTCAACAATAATTCTGCTGCCCAATGTACCCGTTGCCACGCCATTCGTGGAGTAGGTGGAACTGCCGGACCATCACTCACGGATATTGCCAACACCCTGAGTCGTGAACAGCTGTTGCAGTCCTTGATTGAACCCAGTGCTCGCCTTGCACCAGGCTTCGGTACGGTCACCCTCAAGCTGAAGGATGGGCAAGAGGTTTTTGGCGTACTCGACAAGGAAACTGAAACTGCGTTGACGCTTAAAACTTCCGATGCAGAGCCGTTGGTGATTCCGATTGCCAGAATTGCCAGCCGAGACAATACGCCTTCGAGTATGCCCCCCATGGGCGAGGTGCTGTCAAAGCGGGAGATCCGGGATTTGGTGGAGTTTTTGTCGTTTTTGAAAAACTAG
- a CDS encoding SusC/RagA family TonB-linked outer membrane protein, whose amino-acid sequence MKPNLYLLAIGLLLCACPIFAQDVSVTGTVLSKDDSEALPGVSILVKGTTRGTVSDIDGKYALVVPSDAVLVFSYTGFTQVEEAVNGRTVIDLQMETDVLKLNEVIVTAVGISRAQKALGYSVERVDAEKVQQTSEPDVLRSLSGKVPGVNIIGSSGVPGSATRITLRGNRSFFGNNQPLIVVDGIPYNNETNGVNASGNSQLVGGGAFSSRLADLDPNNIESINVLKGGAAAALYGIRAANGVLLITTKTGSSRVSKKGLEVTYSSSVSLENIANVPDYQNTYGTGTGFVYAASNGSWGAPFKNAVAYPTIDSTPIWATYANAFPTLRGTKYPYRAYPNNVKDFFETGVVAENSLTISGGTNKSSLIATISKMDQTGYIPNSSFKRFNLSLGGNTTLDNGLIISSNLAFTNSQQFGPSGGANNATGNASAFGRTMFMGRNWPLQDLPFEDPTTRGSVFFLPVGSATNPYWSTEYDGFSADVNRIVASLGANYNLTPWLSAAYKIGINNYSQNDKEWFRPGSRGAGGIGQIAEGTTVFTEIESNLLLTATTQLTPDFNLRAVVGHNLNQRTFNEQRVRGQSMVNFNILDLDNTSNVIPFGGDYERRRLYGMFADLTIDYRGFAFLNFTGRNDWSSTLPAENRSFFYPGVNGSLVFTDALKMKSSVLNYGKIRASWATVGNDAPAYSLQSIYLINLGASSNLVGAIRQNDFPFRGLSAATLSNTAADPNLKPEFTRSVEVGTELKFFTGRIGLDVTYYKTRTTDQIGRLSLPAASGFSNLLTNFGVLDNEGIEVGLSLDPLRSEKGFNWNIYTTFTHNKNLVRELAPGLEEIEIQGLFGGSVTPVLRPGLPYGVIRGTVSQRDEEGNLLIDPSNGQLITALQEDIVGDPNPDFILGLTNTFSFRGLSLNVVLDYRKGGDLYSGTVAQMLGRGVLKDTEKREMNYVIPGFLGDPNTGLPLLDERGNKISNNIQVELNDMYFGNTFALLGNDEWGVFDATTIRIREVGLSYTLPKNVLQRTPIGSLRISVTGRNLWYKAPNFPKSSKFDPETSTFGNQNFVGFEYQAAPSVRRIGLNLQATF is encoded by the coding sequence ATGAAGCCAAATTTGTACTTGCTGGCCATTGGGTTGCTGCTCTGTGCATGCCCAATATTTGCCCAGGATGTTTCGGTAACCGGAACCGTGCTGTCCAAAGATGACAGCGAAGCGCTACCCGGCGTCAGTATTCTGGTAAAGGGAACCACCCGCGGAACAGTATCGGATATTGACGGCAAATATGCCCTCGTTGTCCCTTCTGACGCGGTACTTGTGTTTAGTTATACTGGTTTTACACAAGTTGAAGAAGCCGTTAATGGCCGTACCGTAATTGACCTGCAAATGGAAACCGATGTGCTCAAACTCAATGAGGTGATCGTAACCGCAGTAGGGATTTCGCGGGCACAAAAGGCCTTGGGGTATTCCGTTGAAAGGGTAGACGCAGAAAAAGTTCAACAAACCAGCGAACCCGATGTATTGCGTAGCCTTTCGGGTAAAGTGCCCGGCGTAAACATCATTGGTTCCAGTGGGGTGCCGGGTAGTGCCACCCGGATTACCTTGCGGGGCAACCGCTCGTTCTTCGGCAACAACCAACCCTTGATTGTCGTAGACGGGATTCCCTACAACAACGAAACGAATGGGGTCAACGCTTCCGGCAACAGTCAGCTTGTCGGGGGTGGCGCTTTTTCCAGCCGCCTTGCTGATTTGGATCCCAACAACATTGAATCCATCAACGTGCTTAAAGGAGGAGCCGCAGCAGCCCTGTATGGCATTCGTGCCGCCAACGGCGTGCTGCTCATTACCACCAAAACCGGAAGCTCCAGAGTGTCGAAAAAAGGCCTGGAAGTTACCTATTCTTCTTCTGTCTCATTGGAAAACATTGCCAATGTACCCGATTATCAAAACACCTATGGAACGGGTACCGGATTTGTATACGCAGCTTCAAATGGTTCCTGGGGTGCCCCATTTAAAAACGCAGTGGCCTACCCGACGATAGACTCTACTCCAATCTGGGCAACTTATGCCAATGCGTTTCCTACATTGCGCGGCACCAAATATCCTTATCGTGCTTATCCCAACAACGTAAAGGACTTTTTTGAAACCGGAGTGGTCGCAGAAAATTCCTTGACCATCTCGGGGGGTACCAACAAGAGCAGCCTCATTGCTACGATCTCCAAAATGGATCAAACCGGATACATTCCCAATTCCAGTTTCAAACGGTTCAACCTGAGCCTGGGAGGCAATACCACCCTGGACAATGGATTGATCATCAGTAGCAACCTGGCTTTTACGAATAGCCAGCAATTTGGTCCTTCCGGTGGGGCCAACAATGCCACTGGCAACGCTTCGGCTTTTGGGCGGACGATGTTTATGGGTCGCAACTGGCCACTGCAGGATTTACCTTTTGAAGACCCTACCACCCGGGGCAGTGTATTCTTTTTGCCGGTGGGCTCCGCCACCAATCCATATTGGAGCACGGAATACGATGGATTTAGTGCTGATGTCAATCGTATTGTGGCTAGTTTGGGTGCTAATTACAACCTTACACCCTGGTTGAGCGCAGCTTATAAAATTGGCATCAACAACTATTCGCAAAATGACAAAGAATGGTTCCGCCCAGGTTCACGTGGCGCGGGGGGCATTGGGCAAATTGCTGAGGGCACTACCGTTTTTACCGAAATTGAATCCAATTTGTTGCTGACTGCTACGACCCAACTCACCCCGGATTTCAATCTCCGAGCCGTAGTCGGCCACAACCTCAACCAACGCACCTTTAATGAACAAAGGGTTCGAGGCCAGAGCATGGTCAATTTTAATATTTTGGACCTCGACAATACCTCCAATGTCATTCCATTTGGTGGTGATTACGAGCGCCGGCGGCTGTACGGGATGTTTGCAGATTTGACCATCGATTACCGCGGTTTTGCCTTTCTAAACTTTACAGGACGCAACGATTGGTCTTCAACCTTGCCTGCTGAAAACCGCAGCTTCTTCTATCCTGGGGTCAATGGATCACTGGTTTTTACCGATGCCTTGAAAATGAAATCCTCGGTGCTGAATTATGGTAAAATTCGCGCCAGTTGGGCCACCGTGGGCAATGATGCTCCAGCTTACTCCCTACAGTCTATTTATTTGATCAACCTGGGAGCCAGCTCCAATCTCGTGGGAGCCATACGCCAAAATGATTTTCCTTTCCGCGGTTTATCGGCAGCAACACTGTCCAATACAGCTGCTGATCCCAATCTGAAGCCGGAATTTACCCGCAGTGTTGAGGTGGGTACAGAGTTGAAGTTTTTCACGGGAAGAATTGGCCTGGATGTAACTTATTACAAAACCCGCACCACTGACCAAATTGGTCGACTCTCTTTGCCCGCCGCTTCCGGTTTTAGCAATTTGCTGACCAATTTCGGGGTACTGGACAATGAAGGTATCGAAGTTGGGCTCAGTCTTGATCCGTTGCGCTCAGAAAAAGGGTTCAACTGGAACATCTACACCACTTTTACGCACAACAAAAACCTGGTCAGAGAATTGGCACCAGGCTTGGAAGAAATCGAAATTCAAGGTCTATTTGGGGGTAGTGTTACTCCGGTATTGCGCCCAGGCTTGCCTTATGGCGTCATTCGCGGCACCGTTTCCCAACGGGATGAAGAAGGCAATCTGTTGATTGATCCGAGCAATGGCCAGCTGATCACAGCTTTACAAGAAGACATCGTGGGAGATCCCAACCCTGACTTTATTCTGGGCCTTACCAATACGTTCTCTTTCCGGGGACTGAGTTTGAATGTGGTACTGGACTACCGCAAGGGGGGCGATTTGTACTCGGGCACGGTAGCTCAAATGCTCGGTCGTGGTGTACTCAAAGACACCGAAAAGCGGGAAATGAACTACGTGATCCCCGGCTTTTTGGGTGATCCCAATACGGGTTTACCTTTGCTGGATGAAAGGGGCAATAAAATATCCAACAATATTCAGGTTGAGCTGAACGACATGTACTTCGGCAATACATTCGCCTTGCTTGGCAACGATGAATGGGGGGTATTTGATGCAACGACCATCCGCATTCGCGAGGTAGGCCTTTCGTACACTTTGCCCAAAAACGTGCTCCAGCGCACGCCCATTGGGTCATTGCGAATCAGTGTTACTGGCCGTAACCTTTGGTACAAAGCACCAAATTTCCCAAAATCATCCAAATTCGATCCTGAGACCAGCACCTTTGGCAACCAAAACTTTGTGGGTTTTGAATACCAGGCTGCACCTTCGGTTCGTCGCATTGGTTTGAACTTGCAAGCGACATTTTAG